In Streptomyces sp. V4I8, one genomic interval encodes:
- a CDS encoding glycosyltransferase produces the protein MNAPHELASTAGAVEAKLSSALSTLPQSLTYPVPFQKSYSTTQPASGTTTVEIVVPAYNEERALPGCLRTLHARLQEELPFSWRITVADNASTDRTFEVAQELAAELPGVGAVRLGRKGKGLALRTVWGVSDADIVAYMDVDLSTGLSGFLPLIAPLASGHSDLAIGSRLAPGAQTQRGIQREFISRAYNSLIRFTHGTRFSDGQCGFKAARTEVVRPLLEATRDDGFFFDTELLILADYNGLRVHEVAVDWVEDLDSRVDVARTSLRNISGLWRMARLKASGGAAVPLPPRPAPIAEHPDAVLARERRGIATWEIGCFLAIGVASTAGHAVLYWLMRMWWSPLLANLVAQTVLTVINTEANRRLTFRGSLTGATRAHTGGIFLFAFSYLVTVGAVAAYRALASSPSRISEVFVLSIACCLVTIVRFVAMKFAVFTRRR, from the coding sequence ATGAATGCACCACATGAACTTGCCTCGACTGCAGGTGCTGTCGAGGCAAAATTATCCTCGGCCCTGTCTACGCTGCCGCAATCACTGACCTATCCTGTTCCCTTTCAGAAGTCTTACAGCACCACTCAGCCGGCTTCGGGAACGACGACCGTGGAAATCGTTGTTCCGGCTTACAACGAGGAACGCGCTCTGCCGGGTTGTCTGCGTACCCTGCATGCACGGCTGCAGGAGGAACTGCCCTTCTCGTGGCGCATCACTGTTGCAGACAACGCCAGCACTGATCGCACATTTGAGGTGGCGCAAGAGTTGGCCGCCGAGCTGCCAGGGGTGGGTGCTGTGCGCCTTGGCCGCAAGGGCAAGGGCCTCGCGTTACGCACCGTATGGGGCGTCAGTGACGCAGACATCGTTGCCTATATGGATGTTGACCTTTCAACTGGGTTGAGCGGCTTTCTCCCGCTTATTGCCCCGTTAGCCAGCGGGCATTCCGATCTGGCGATCGGCAGCAGGCTCGCCCCTGGAGCACAGACTCAGCGTGGCATTCAACGCGAATTCATCTCGCGTGCCTACAACTCTCTGATTCGATTTACGCATGGCACCAGGTTCAGTGATGGCCAATGCGGCTTCAAGGCCGCTCGGACAGAAGTAGTTCGCCCACTACTCGAGGCGACACGTGACGACGGCTTCTTTTTCGACACGGAGCTTCTCATTCTCGCGGACTACAACGGTTTGCGTGTGCACGAGGTCGCTGTTGACTGGGTCGAGGACTTGGACAGTCGGGTCGATGTGGCACGGACGTCCTTGAGGAACATCTCGGGGTTATGGAGAATGGCCCGGCTCAAGGCATCCGGTGGAGCGGCCGTCCCGCTTCCGCCACGGCCCGCACCGATTGCTGAGCACCCTGATGCTGTACTGGCCCGGGAGCGGCGTGGTATTGCTACCTGGGAAATTGGATGCTTCCTCGCCATCGGTGTCGCTTCTACGGCGGGCCATGCAGTACTTTACTGGCTCATGCGCATGTGGTGGTCTCCACTTCTTGCCAATCTGGTTGCGCAGACGGTACTTACTGTCATCAATACCGAAGCCAATAGGCGACTGACATTCCGGGGTTCACTTACTGGAGCCACGCGTGCCCATACTGGCGGGATCTTTCTGTTCGCCTTCAGCTATCTTGTGACCGTAGGCGCAGTGGCGGCCTATCGGGCACTTGCAAGCTCACCCTCGCGTATCTCCGAGGTCTTCGTTCTTTCCATTGCCTGCTGCCTGGTTACCATTGTCCGTTTCGTGGCCATGAAGTTTGCCGTTTTCACCCGCCGGCGGTAA